The region cagaaagcagcagttgTGATTCATTTGGGATAAGGAGgattaatttacttttaaaatggtaGTATAAAGTTATGACATaattcaacagcaaaaaaataggACAGATAAAaggattttcagctttttctgtgtAAACTCCAGTCATCCAAACAGCTTTCATTTTACACAGAATGAGCTCATATTGACAACTTCACAATATAATAagcttcttccattttttttataGGCACTTTTCTGGCCCTATAAAATCTGACTCCATTTTATAAGTTAAACTATTGTAGGTATTTTCCATatctaaatttaaataaattatagaAGCTAGACATGACAATTCTCTAGATAGTTACTTGCATTTCTAAGTTGAGTCTGAAATGGGTTTGTTTCTCAGATTGTCTCCAACTGGTGACAAGCACCAAATATGTCTCTCATTGCAAGAGACATCCCATATTATGTAAGAAAGTGTACCAGATTGCATTTTATAAAACAGCTCTAAAATATTATCATTAGCATAATTTAACTGCAGTTAAACCATCATAAAGCACTTAAGGCTACCCATAAATGAGCACCATTTTATTTATCCAGTTCTAGATATAAGGATGAATTGCTTCAGTCTGCATTATTAATACTATAATAACGAAGGAACACACTAGATCAGACAGTGCAATGTGTGGTAAGAACACACCAGCATTGTTTGGAAAATATATGCGAACATGTCTAGATGTAAATTCACAGATATGATGTATTAGGTAGAATGTACTACATTTTGAAAGGTTTGCACATGAttgagaaaaggaagctgaaatgGTGTCTCCAAATAAAGTGGGGATTCAATGACTCCACTGAGGGAAACAAGTCAATGGTGGACTTCATCCACATCTTCAGGAACAGAGTAAAACCACCTTCTTAACTGTCATCTGACTTGCAGCCCTGTGAaaagagcagaggctggcacATATCTGGCACCCTTCTTAAACCTTAACATAGACTTCTCAGACATAATCCAAGGCAAAGTTCCATCATGTTGTCAGAAGAGGATTTTAGCTTTCAGCCCCAGAAGGCTGGTCTGGCACATTTCTTGAGCATTAGGCTACACCAGTTCTCTTCATTCCCattaaactgaagaaaacaacacacaaaatatCTCCTGAAGTTCAAAATCAGGCATAAAAATGTACGCCAGCCCCCTTTCTCTTATACTTGACTGGCTATTATGGGAAAGCTGAAACCTGTAGAGCTAAGCACATGATTTCTTTAGCAGTCCAGTATCTAAGGATTCTCTCGAACATGGATATCCCAGAGCAGAGTGCAATATAAAGGTCAATAATGAATTAGGTGTAAAATGTCTTGAAAAAATACCTAAAAAAGTTATTTGAGCCAAATCAAGAATACACTTACCAAAGAAGATGGGTGTCCAAATCAGTACAATGGAGGatcatgtttttgtttgctctcCATCTCCAGCTCAATAAACTTTGTGTTAAATATTTCACTCTCAGAAAATTGAACTCTTTCAAATCACAAGACGGTAGGTGTTGGGGGTTTGAAGctacatgaaaaaaattacttgaataCAGGTTTCCAACATCACAAATGAGTGCTTTTACTCAAAGCTCAGTGTGGCTGCTGCTTTGGCCATGTTGCTGCCACCTTGCCTGTAGACCTCTGCCTGGGAAGTGTTTTCAGTGTGACCTGCTGAAACTTCCttggttaggttaggttaggtaaCTCAGGATCTGTTTTCAAGAGGGTGTTTTTGGATTCAAGTGCCTACTTTCTGCTGAAACTCACTGCAGGCACCTAAAATTTCACATAAAACTGCCTATAAAGCACAGCTGAATTCTGAAGCAAAAGATGTAAGCTAAAAGAATCATTAACAGGTTTCTCTCCCTTAACATAAAACTTAGTGATGATTTCCTCATCAGTGCTTGTCCTGGTTAAGGAAAGGAACATGGGCAGTGCTCCCCTGTCCTCCAACAGTAAATACATCGTGCAGGTATTTTCATAGCATGCTTTCTCACATGCACAGGCAAGCTTGACATCCATGCACACTGTAACTCAAAATCCAGCTAGGGGAGGTACAGAACACCAGGCTTTTGACTGCTAACTCCATGATGAAAACACCTGTGCAGGACCAGAGTGAGCACGGTTCAGTCTCCTCTTCCAAACTTTAGAGTAAGCAACCTTCAGACGGAAAATAGAAcaatttcctctttctctctacCTTTTCCTGCTCATTAGATAACAAAATCCCAATCTTTTTCTGATCCCATAAATATAAAAGTCTTCTCTGTGGGGGAACTAAGTGCAACTGGTAGAACTATGGCAAGAAAGCTGCAGAATACAGCTTCTTCCCACTGCAGTCACATCATGTCACTAATAATAACTGAGCTCTTGGAAGAAAGAGGTGAGTGAGTTTTGACAAAATCAGGTGAAAACAGGAACTGAAACCATTCTCTCCCTTCTGCCATGGCTGctttatttcaataaaaagcaaacaagataATAAAAACCATTTGCTTGTATTTGGGGAGATAGGAAGGTGTAATATGTCTTCCAATAACCAtgttctaaaagaaaataacaaactaTTCTCAATTGTTCAAAAAATATCACTTGCTCTTATAAGTGAGGCTCTTGGTAGCAAATTCAAGCTGACAGAGCTCTGCAAAACGACAAGCAAAACCATCGCTAAGGTTTGCCCATGTATCCCTTTTGCCTCAGACATCATCTATTAATATAAGCATCTCTTTGCCCCAGAGGCAAACTGTCTGTCACCTCAGGGAGTGGTATTTTGGATTGCATTCAGTCCTAACTCTTCCTGGGCACCAGATAAAGAGCCTAAATGTCTACCTCAAGACTCCCTGTTCCTATGCGAAGGCGAGTACTTAAAGGTTTGATGTGCTGCCCAAGCTCTTAATTGGATCCAACCCTGTAATTTGTTCCATAATAGGATGAGCCAGCAGGATTATTTACAGCACAGCATGAAAGCAAATGCCAAGGAAGTGACAATGCAGCCGTACAAAGTTGTGGTATTGATTGGATAAATTGCCTCATTCAACAGCCTTAGGCTGACTATGAATATTTCAGTGTTGTACATCTCTTCAGTTTCACATCTAATGTGTTTCTTGAGTAAACAAGTGATGCTTAGGAAAGCCTTCCTCTCTTATAAACAAAATAAGACATGGGTTCCCTGTGAAAACTCAGCAGCAATCAATCagagatttttaaatgaattgaGGCATAATGGAAGACTCACACATAacacttcaaaataattatgtaaTAGCCTGATGCGTCTATTCCACACAATTTAAAGGAGgtaattttttccaaaatataatCCCACTAGTAAAAAACAAATAGTTACTGAAAATCCTGTgatactgaaagaaaatgaagcttcAAAATGGCAGTGTTCAGACAACACTGGGATTTTGTTGTGCTACTACTCTTTTCAAAGCACGAACTTGACAACAGGTTCCAGAAAAGCTGTGGCAAAGGGCTGCTGAATGTTTCAGCGTGTTTCtctatcacttttaattttgtgtAATAATATCACATAGTTTTGAAAGCAAACTACCAGAAAGGACCTCATTCACAGACTGTGACTGGGGATGAGACAAGCAGGCATCCACTGTTAGTGCATTGGAGGAACAAGGTCTTGCCTAGTAAACAGGCAAGACGTGTATAACAGCTGCAAAAGTGTCTCTGCCACCCAGGAAGATACTATGGCGGCTAAAACTACTTTTTGAGCTGAACGCTATTATTAGCACCCTCTCTgcaagaggagagaagaggctgTGCAGTGAGATGCTATTATTATATCATGCAACCAAGTCCACACATACTGGAGATAGCCATCCGTAATGGGAAGGCAATTTTCCTTACGGactttctggctttttttttttttctgttcttgttaaaaatgtttatattaCAGGCAGAACTTCTCAGAACTTAAACACAAGTATTCGCATATTCAGATCAAACTAGGGTATGCAATATGCAGAACTACTGGATAACACGACCATAGACAAAGTGCAACCTGGAGAAAATCACCAGGtgttaaatgttttaaattaaccTCTATTTAAAGCTTGATTTGCGAGAGATACCTAGAGTCCCAGTATTCAGAAACCAGCTCTGGAAGTGTCTAACTGAAAAATTCCTATCTACCTCTGTCCATAAAATGGAACTGATGATACTTACAGAAAATCTTAAAACTTGTAGTCACAAACATGCTATATAAATGCCAGCTATTATCATAAGCACATCTGAAGCTGGCTTGACGTCATTGTGAAGTAAATAGCAGATCacacattacaaaaaaaaaaccttcagaaGGAAACATTCAACACTGCCAGGAAAAGAGACATGCTAGCCTCTTGCCACCTACAGGTGAAACGCTAAAATCCTCATGGTCCAGCAGCTAATTACATCTCAGACTCCAGTCTTTGGAGAGCAAATTGCCTCAGAACCAGAACTGACATTAAATACTAACAGCATTGGGATTCCAAACTTTGTGCAACCTATGGaatcttttctggttttattttaaagttgaagcatttaaagtgttttggttatttttctttttttgtttggttgttttttcttgaagaatAGCTGAAAgatctcctttttccttttttttttttcttgttttccctaGTCCCACCACATGCTTCTGCTAATTACCATTGATTAGCAAACAGCTTACGTCATCCAAAAGGTAGGGAGAATTTAGTTTCAGACAATTATCAAGGGGCTGGCTGAGCTCACAATTGCTTAAAAGCTGAGATAAATTATTTAATCAATTAAAATACATGATTGGATGTCTGTAAGTATATTTAAAGCTAGCAAAGAAGCTTCTAGCTGTCATGGAGTAGAATCAAAAATTAGCTAGAGGAGAAAGTTTAGCAGAGGGGTTTTTGTGTATAATGTTTGGGGGTCTTTTTAAGCTGTTGGAGTTTGTTCTGTTCCAGTCTGCCATTAATTAAATGTAACTAAAAGCTAGTTTTGACTTACAGCAAAAGAATCTAGTAAAGAGTAGGATCTAAAATGCCTTTCCCTCCAAAGTGGTTAACTTTTCTAAAAGGCAAAGAGGTTGTTATTGCTAATGCTGTAATTGCAATATTGACAATAGGTGGGCAGcaacttttttctgtttttacattTAGCTGTCCCTGTCATGTTGGGCAGAACCTTATCTATGGGCTGGCTTTCCTTGGAGTTCCTGCACTGATCCTTCTGATTGTTGGCTATGCCCTGAATAACCAAACTTGGAGGCTGGTTACAGGCAAAAGGTCTCCTCTTCAGGAAGATGCTACACCAAACCGGTTACTGCAGTGCAGACTGATCTGCTTCGTCTTGTGCAGCATCACTGGGAGAGCCCTGGTTGCTCCAGTAACATGGCTAGCAGTCACCCTGATAAATGGCTCATATTATGTCTGTGCCATGAGTGAGTATGTCTCTGTGAATTATTATGGAACTAATCCAAACATTACTGCTAGTGAACGCAGAAGGATATTGGCTACATTTCCATGCAGACAGTTAGTTCCTTCAGAATTGACTCGGGCAAGAGATGAAGTGATTCTCCTACTCCGATACCAGTCAC is a window of Columba livia isolate bColLiv1 breed racing homer chromosome 3, bColLiv1.pat.W.v2, whole genome shotgun sequence DNA encoding:
- the CALHM4 gene encoding calcium homeostasis modulator protein 4, which encodes MPFPPKWLTFLKGKEVVIANAVIAILTIGGQQLFSVFTFSCPCHVGQNLIYGLAFLGVPALILLIVGYALNNQTWRLVTGKRSPLQEDATPNRLLQCRLICFVLCSITGRALVAPVTWLAVTLINGSYYVCAMSEYVSVNYYGTNPNITASERRRILATFPCRQLVPSELTRARDEVILLLRYQSQVAGWLLIAVVVITVFLSYCLASCFSPLSFLHFRYWSSYVHNEQELFDEATDQHSRLYAMQHVKKFFGFVPGSENVKEIRIPSLKEWQAISGLAFLKRVDKEHYDYSLLHDWALKESVDKKYLKTDEDPVIRT